The Solibacillus sp. FSL W7-1464 genome contains a region encoding:
- a CDS encoding 3-hydroxybutyryl-CoA dehydrogenase yields the protein MAIQKVMVIGAGQMGSGIAQVCAQAGYDVILNDMKEEFFERGLNTITKNLARDVEKGRKTEEEKSAVLARITKSLTIEDAKNADIIIEAAVENMDIKQSIFKELDEIAPKHAILATNTSSLPITEIAAVTKRPEQVIGMHFMNPVPVMKLVEIIRGLATSDEVYETVADMTKQLGKTGVEVNDFPGFISNRILLPMINEAIYALYEGVATKEAIDDVMKMGMNHPMGPLTLADFIGLDTCLSIMEILHEGLGDSKYRPCPLLRKYVAAGWLGKKSGRGFYIYES from the coding sequence ATGGCGATTCAAAAAGTAATGGTCATCGGAGCAGGACAAATGGGTTCCGGGATCGCGCAAGTTTGTGCACAAGCAGGCTATGATGTCATTTTAAATGATATGAAGGAAGAGTTTTTCGAACGCGGTTTAAATACAATCACGAAAAACTTGGCACGTGATGTTGAAAAGGGCCGTAAAACAGAAGAAGAAAAATCGGCTGTTTTAGCTCGTATTACTAAATCATTGACGATTGAAGACGCGAAAAATGCGGACATTATCATTGAAGCAGCAGTCGAAAACATGGACATTAAACAATCGATTTTCAAGGAGCTTGATGAAATTGCACCTAAGCATGCGATTTTAGCTACGAATACGTCGAGCTTACCGATTACTGAAATTGCGGCAGTGACAAAACGTCCGGAGCAAGTAATTGGCATGCACTTTATGAATCCGGTACCGGTCATGAAGCTTGTGGAAATTATCCGTGGTTTGGCAACATCGGATGAAGTGTATGAAACGGTTGCAGACATGACAAAGCAGCTGGGGAAAACAGGTGTGGAAGTAAATGACTTCCCGGGCTTTATTTCAAATCGTATTTTACTGCCGATGATCAATGAAGCAATTTATGCATTGTATGAAGGGGTAGCGACGAAAGAAGCGATTGACGATGTAATGAAAATGGGGATGAATCATCCGATGGGTCCATTAACACTGGCTGATTTTATCGGATTGGATACATGCTTGTCGATTATGGAAATTTTACACGAAGGACTTGGTGACAGTAAATATCGTCCATGTCCATTATTACGCAAATATGTGGCAGCCGGCTGGTTAGGCAAAAAGAGTGGTCGAGGATTCTACATATACGAAAGCTGA
- a CDS encoding (Fe-S)-binding protein: MNTFLIINWIAFFAVLLYALGLFAYLLKTRYEYIQLGRKEEFNHKISERMSDIVEKVFGQSKLLKDKKMGLVHVLFFYGFLMVQFGAIDLIWKGLAPGSHLPLGGLYPVFTFTQELVVLTILIAVAVAFYRRYMEKLARLKQGFKNGLVYMFLAILMFATLFGNGFYLIWHDHGLTGSEPVASAVAWVFQWMSPTIAAVMFFVMWWAHLLALLAFLVYIPQGKHFHLITSIFNVYYNRQDRIGTLRPIDFAALEEAEDEESMPPLGVGKIHDFTQKQMLDLYACVECGRCTNMCPATGTGKMLSPMDLIVKLRDHLTFTGAVELKKKPWVPFSFFNNTQGNQLAMAAGAEGAVIEDIYSPSLIGDVITEEEIWACTTCRNCEDQCPVMNEHVDKIIDLRRYLTMTEGKVNPDAQRAMTNIERQGNPWGLNRKEKENWRELDETVHVPTVKELKKSGEEMEYLFWVGSMGSFDNRSQKIALAFAKLMNKAGVKFAILGNKEKNSGDTPRRLGNEFLFQELATANIDEFEKNGVTKIVTIDPHAYNIFKNEYQDFGWNGEVLHHTELLYDLIQEGRLTMDHRVDETIVFHDSCYLGRYNDVFDPPREILKGIAGVKLVEMARNREDGMCCGAGGGLMWMEEHVGNRINVARTEQAIATQASVISSGCPYCLTMLSDGTKAKEVEDTVGTYDIAEILERAVFGTPEKAQVQEVQEEVAEETVVAPVETTEVEKQATAAESSTLPEEQQVATDEVPVANENNEQNK, encoded by the coding sequence ATGAATACATTTTTAATCATTAACTGGATTGCATTTTTCGCCGTGTTACTTTATGCGCTGGGGTTATTCGCATATTTGCTGAAAACACGTTATGAGTACATTCAGCTTGGTCGCAAAGAAGAGTTCAATCACAAAATTTCTGAACGTATGTCGGATATTGTCGAGAAAGTATTCGGCCAGTCAAAACTATTAAAAGATAAGAAGATGGGACTTGTACACGTTCTGTTTTTCTACGGATTTTTAATGGTTCAATTTGGGGCTATCGATTTAATCTGGAAAGGGCTCGCACCGGGATCACATCTTCCGCTGGGGGGGCTGTATCCAGTATTTACATTTACACAGGAGCTTGTTGTATTGACGATCTTAATCGCGGTAGCGGTTGCATTTTACCGTCGTTATATGGAGAAACTTGCACGTTTAAAGCAAGGTTTTAAAAATGGTTTAGTTTATATGTTTTTAGCTATTTTAATGTTTGCTACATTATTTGGCAATGGCTTTTACTTAATTTGGCACGATCACGGTCTAACAGGATCAGAACCAGTAGCGTCTGCAGTTGCCTGGGTATTCCAATGGATGAGTCCGACGATTGCTGCTGTCATGTTCTTCGTTATGTGGTGGGCGCACTTGTTGGCGTTATTAGCATTCCTTGTTTATATCCCGCAAGGCAAGCACTTCCACTTAATTACATCGATTTTCAACGTTTATTACAACCGCCAAGACCGTATTGGGACATTGCGTCCAATCGATTTTGCCGCATTGGAAGAAGCGGAAGATGAGGAAAGTATGCCGCCGCTTGGAGTCGGAAAAATTCACGATTTCACGCAAAAGCAAATGCTTGATCTGTATGCTTGCGTAGAGTGCGGACGTTGTACGAATATGTGTCCGGCAACAGGGACTGGAAAAATGTTGTCACCGATGGACCTGATCGTAAAACTGCGTGATCATCTAACATTTACTGGTGCAGTTGAACTAAAGAAAAAGCCTTGGGTACCATTTTCATTCTTCAATAATACACAAGGTAACCAGTTGGCAATGGCAGCCGGTGCTGAAGGTGCAGTAATTGAGGACATTTACAGCCCGTCATTAATCGGCGATGTCATTACAGAAGAAGAAATCTGGGCTTGTACAACATGCCGTAACTGTGAAGATCAATGTCCGGTAATGAATGAACATGTTGATAAAATTATTGATTTACGCCGTTATTTAACGATGACTGAAGGTAAAGTGAATCCGGATGCCCAGCGTGCAATGACGAACATTGAGCGACAAGGGAATCCATGGGGCTTAAACCGTAAAGAAAAAGAAAACTGGAGAGAGCTTGACGAGACAGTTCATGTTCCAACAGTAAAAGAATTGAAAAAATCAGGCGAAGAAATGGAATATTTATTCTGGGTCGGTTCAATGGGTTCATTTGATAACCGCTCACAAAAAATTGCATTGGCATTTGCTAAACTAATGAACAAAGCTGGCGTGAAGTTTGCCATTTTAGGAAACAAGGAAAAGAACTCAGGGGATACACCACGCCGATTAGGTAATGAATTCCTGTTCCAGGAGCTTGCAACAGCCAACATTGATGAATTTGAGAAAAATGGTGTGACGAAAATTGTGACGATTGACCCGCACGCGTACAATATTTTCAAAAATGAGTATCAGGATTTCGGCTGGAATGGTGAAGTGCTTCACCATACAGAATTGCTGTACGATCTGATTCAGGAAGGCCGTTTAACAATGGATCACCGTGTTGATGAAACGATTGTTTTCCATGACTCATGTTACTTAGGACGCTATAATGACGTATTCGATCCGCCACGCGAAATTTTAAAAGGGATTGCAGGCGTGAAGCTTGTTGAAATGGCACGTAATCGTGAAGACGGTATGTGCTGTGGTGCCGGCGGTGGCTTAATGTGGATGGAAGAGCATGTCGGAAACCGTATTAACGTTGCACGTACAGAACAGGCAATCGCAACACAGGCATCTGTAATTTCTTCAGGCTGTCCTTACTGTTTAACAATGCTTTCAGATGGAACGAAAGCAAAAGAAGTGGAAGATACAGTCGGCACATACGATATTGCGGAAATTTTAGAGCGTGCGGTATTCGGAACACCGGAAAAAGCACAAGTTCAAGAAGTGCAAGAAGAAGTAGCAGAAGAAACGGTTGTAGCACCTGTAGAAACAACTGAAGTGGAGAAACAGGCAACAGCTGCTGAATCTTCAACACTTCCAGAAGAACAGCAAGTTGCAACAGATGAAGTACCAGTTGCAAATGAAAATAATGAACAAAACAAGTAA
- a CDS encoding acyl-CoA dehydrogenase, with the protein MNLQFTDEQLMMRNMVRDFAKTEIEPFIEQTEAGQFPRNLLTKMGELGLMGITAPAEYGGAEMDFTSYIIAIHELSKVSAVMGVILSVHTSVGTNPILYFGNEDQKKKYVPKLASGESIGAFCLTEPGAGSDAGSLKTKAVRDGDHYVLDGAKVFITNGGEADVYIVFASTNPEAGSRGISAFIVEKNTPGLIIGKDERKMGLHGSRTVQLTFENMRVPAENLLGQEGDGFKIAMANLDVGRIGIAAQSLGIAEAALEAATAYAKERIQFGKPIAKQQGVGFKLADMATAVEASKLLVYRAANMRSEGLSCGKEASMAKLFASQTAMDTAIEAVQIFGGYGYTEDYPVERYFRDAKVTQIYEGTSEIQRIVISKHVIG; encoded by the coding sequence ATGAATTTACAATTTACTGATGAGCAGTTGATGATGCGTAACATGGTCCGTGATTTTGCCAAAACCGAAATTGAGCCGTTTATCGAGCAGACGGAAGCGGGCCAGTTCCCGAGGAATTTGCTGACGAAAATGGGTGAGCTTGGGCTGATGGGAATTACGGCACCTGCCGAGTACGGCGGGGCAGAAATGGATTTTACTTCTTATATTATCGCAATCCATGAGCTGTCGAAAGTAAGCGCGGTAATGGGCGTTATTTTGTCAGTGCATACTTCTGTCGGCACAAACCCGATTCTATATTTCGGCAATGAAGACCAAAAGAAAAAATATGTACCGAAGCTGGCAAGTGGCGAATCGATCGGAGCATTTTGTTTAACGGAGCCTGGCGCTGGCAGTGATGCAGGTTCACTGAAAACAAAGGCAGTACGAGACGGTGATCACTACGTATTGGACGGCGCAAAAGTGTTCATTACCAACGGCGGGGAAGCTGACGTGTATATCGTATTTGCTTCCACAAATCCGGAAGCCGGTTCACGCGGGATTTCAGCATTTATCGTAGAAAAAAATACACCGGGTCTGATTATCGGAAAAGACGAGCGGAAAATGGGGCTGCACGGCTCACGTACAGTACAGCTAACATTTGAAAATATGAGAGTGCCTGCAGAGAACCTGCTCGGGCAAGAAGGAGACGGCTTTAAAATAGCGATGGCCAACTTGGATGTAGGAAGAATCGGAATCGCCGCTCAAAGTTTAGGAATTGCCGAAGCGGCACTCGAAGCGGCAACTGCCTATGCAAAAGAGCGCATCCAGTTCGGAAAACCAATCGCCAAGCAGCAAGGGGTCGGCTTTAAGCTTGCCGATATGGCTACAGCGGTCGAAGCTTCGAAACTGCTCGTTTACCGGGCAGCAAACATGCGCAGTGAAGGGCTGTCATGCGGAAAAGAGGCATCAATGGCAAAACTGTTCGCATCTCAAACAGCAATGGATACAGCAATCGAAGCCGTACAAATTTTCGGTGGCTACGGCTATACCGAAGACTATCCGGTAGAACGCTATTTCCGCGACGCAAAAGTAACACAAATCTACGAAGGCACAAGCGAAATCCAACGCATCGTCATT
- a CDS encoding acetyl-CoA C-acetyltransferase, producing MSRTVILDGARTPFGKFGGALSSLTASDLGGIVIKEALAKANVEAEAVNEVIIGTVLQAGQGQIPSRQAATKAGIPWNVKTETINKVCASGMRSVTLADQLIRLGDEEVIVAGGMESMSNAPYYIPKGRFGLRMGDASLVDGMIYDGLSCAFHPKQVHMGIYGNDTASKFEVSREQQDAWAVRSHEKALAAIDSGKFAEEIVAVEIPQRKGDPLRIETDEAPRAGTTLETLTKLKSAFSSDGTITAGNAPGVNDGACALVLMSEERAQQENRKPLATILAHAEVGVAPEDFPQTPGLVINELLKKSGKTLADIDLIEINEAFAAVALVSNQISGLDESKVNVNGGAVALGHPIGASGARIILTLAYELKRRGGGLGIAAICSGGGQGDAVLIEVTN from the coding sequence TTGTCGAGAACAGTCATTTTAGACGGCGCACGAACACCATTCGGAAAATTTGGTGGTGCATTAAGTTCATTAACAGCAAGTGATTTAGGCGGAATAGTAATTAAAGAAGCATTGGCAAAAGCAAATGTAGAAGCAGAGGCAGTAAATGAAGTCATTATTGGAACCGTATTGCAGGCAGGGCAGGGGCAAATTCCTTCTCGGCAAGCTGCAACAAAAGCGGGAATTCCGTGGAATGTAAAAACAGAAACGATCAACAAAGTATGTGCTTCAGGAATGCGCAGTGTAACACTTGCAGATCAGCTTATTCGATTAGGGGACGAAGAAGTGATCGTGGCAGGCGGAATGGAATCGATGTCAAACGCACCGTACTATATACCAAAAGGGAGATTTGGTTTGCGTATGGGAGATGCAAGTTTAGTAGACGGGATGATATATGACGGTTTGTCTTGTGCCTTCCATCCTAAACAAGTGCATATGGGTATCTACGGTAATGACACAGCGAGCAAGTTTGAGGTTTCCCGTGAACAGCAGGATGCATGGGCAGTTCGCAGTCATGAAAAAGCACTTGCAGCAATTGATTCAGGTAAATTTGCAGAAGAAATCGTAGCAGTGGAAATTCCACAGCGAAAAGGCGATCCGCTTCGTATTGAAACGGACGAAGCACCACGAGCAGGAACAACTTTGGAAACGCTAACAAAATTAAAATCGGCGTTCAGCAGTGATGGCACAATTACAGCCGGAAATGCGCCTGGTGTAAACGACGGAGCATGTGCACTAGTTCTAATGAGTGAAGAAAGAGCACAGCAGGAAAACCGTAAGCCGCTCGCAACAATTCTTGCACATGCGGAAGTTGGGGTAGCACCGGAAGATTTCCCGCAAACACCGGGACTCGTAATAAATGAGTTGCTTAAAAAGTCTGGTAAAACATTGGCTGACATTGATTTAATTGAAATTAATGAAGCGTTCGCAGCGGTTGCTCTAGTAAGCAATCAAATTAGCGGACTCGATGAGAGCAAAGTAAATGTAAACGGGGGTGCCGTAGCATTAGGTCATCCGATTGGAGCTAGTGGTGCCCGTATTATTTTAACGCTCGCTTATGAACTGAAGCGTCGTGGGGGCGGTTTAGGAATTGCGGCTATTTGTTCAGGCGGCGGTCAAGGGGACGCGGTATTAATCGAAGTTACAAACTAA